From a region of the Dyella jiangningensis genome:
- a CDS encoding FKBP-type peptidyl-prolyl cis-trans isomerase, with amino-acid sequence MQIAQNSVVSFHYTLTDDQGQVLDSSEGREPLVYLQGVGQIVPGLEKAMEGRQVGDQFKVNVAPEEGYGVHHAELVQEVPREAFQGVEDIQPGMQFQGRGPQGVINVTVTKVESDKVHIDGNHPLAGQTLHFDVEVTDVRQASEEELAHGHVHGEGGHHH; translated from the coding sequence ATGCAGATCGCACAGAATTCCGTGGTTTCCTTCCATTACACGCTGACCGACGACCAGGGCCAGGTGCTCGACAGCTCGGAGGGTCGCGAGCCGCTCGTCTACCTGCAGGGCGTGGGCCAGATCGTGCCGGGCCTGGAGAAGGCGATGGAAGGGCGCCAGGTGGGTGATCAGTTCAAGGTGAACGTGGCGCCGGAAGAGGGCTATGGCGTGCATCACGCCGAGCTGGTGCAGGAAGTGCCGCGCGAGGCTTTCCAGGGCGTGGAAGACATCCAGCCGGGCATGCAGTTCCAGGGCCGTGGTCCGCAGGGTGTCATCAATGTCACCGTGACCAAGGTCGAGAGCGACAAGGTGCACATCGACGGCAACCATCCGCTCGCGGGCCAGACCCTGCATTTCGACGTCGAAGTGACCGACGTGCGTCAGGCCAGCGAGGAGGAACTCGCCCATGGCCACGTGCACGGCGAAGGTGGCCACCACCACTGA
- the dacB gene encoding D-alanyl-D-alanine carboxypeptidase/D-alanyl-D-alanine endopeptidase, with protein MGTLHPLFRRTIAITLGAAIGCLATSSWASEEAPRGVQPPSAPSVSLSDQINSLIAQPRFAGADWGISVISLDSGRTVYAHRADQLFQPASTSKLFTAAVTLSELGPDYRIPTRVLATSDIRHGRLNGPLVLYGMGDPTLGADTSTAQWADQLATQLAAQGLRQVHGDLVADATYFASPAMGTGWEAIDLQSWFAVPATALSVRENQVEVTITPAAAAGMAASVSLDPGDAIPSVISEVTTGAVHSRADVNLYRAPGDAVLYAFGNVPAKSPAQTYKLAVPDPARFAGMLLQQALARHGIQLDGKVVSVQWPRRDTLLDAQPRTLAEVLSPPIGEILGRGLKRSQNLYLQNLLLLAGVKAQADAVQQNGDTGFITSERWGIRAMQQLLERVGIAPGASVIEEGSGLSRRNLATPNAMARLLAFLATQPYAATLEDALPLAGVDGTLQWRMRNTPAQNNLRAKTGSMSYVHCLAGYVTTGDGERLAFAIMLNNYNPPAGAPSATRDIDAIAVMLAGLRNRVAAPVSAPSVATHPAN; from the coding sequence ATGGGCACGTTGCACCCTCTGTTTCGCCGCACTATCGCCATCACGCTCGGCGCAGCCATCGGTTGCCTGGCGACCTCGTCATGGGCCTCGGAAGAGGCGCCACGGGGCGTACAGCCTCCATCGGCGCCCTCGGTGTCGCTGTCCGATCAGATCAACAGCCTGATCGCACAGCCGCGCTTCGCCGGAGCGGACTGGGGCATTTCGGTGATCTCGCTGGACAGCGGACGCACGGTCTACGCGCATCGCGCCGATCAGCTGTTCCAGCCGGCCTCGACCTCCAAGCTGTTCACGGCCGCCGTGACGTTGAGCGAACTTGGCCCCGACTACCGCATTCCCACCCGCGTATTGGCGACCAGCGACATTCGCCACGGCCGCCTCAACGGCCCGCTGGTGCTCTACGGCATGGGCGACCCCACGCTCGGCGCCGATACCTCCACGGCGCAGTGGGCCGACCAGCTCGCCACGCAGTTGGCCGCCCAAGGCCTGCGCCAGGTGCACGGCGACCTGGTGGCGGACGCCACGTATTTCGCGAGCCCGGCGATGGGCACCGGCTGGGAGGCGATCGATCTACAGAGCTGGTTTGCGGTGCCGGCCACTGCGCTGAGCGTGCGCGAGAACCAGGTGGAGGTGACCATCACGCCTGCCGCCGCCGCGGGAATGGCGGCCAGCGTCAGTCTCGATCCGGGCGACGCCATACCGAGCGTGATCAGCGAAGTCACGACGGGCGCAGTGCATTCGCGCGCCGACGTCAATCTCTACCGCGCGCCCGGCGATGCCGTGCTGTATGCCTTCGGCAACGTACCCGCCAAATCGCCTGCGCAGACCTACAAGCTCGCGGTGCCCGATCCCGCGCGTTTCGCCGGCATGCTGTTGCAGCAGGCGCTGGCGCGCCACGGCATCCAGCTCGATGGCAAGGTAGTGTCGGTCCAATGGCCTCGCCGCGATACGCTGCTTGATGCGCAGCCGCGCACGCTCGCCGAAGTGCTGTCGCCACCGATCGGAGAAATCCTCGGACGCGGCCTGAAGCGTTCGCAGAACCTCTATCTGCAGAACCTTCTGCTGCTCGCCGGCGTCAAGGCGCAGGCCGATGCCGTGCAGCAGAACGGCGACACCGGCTTCATCACCAGCGAGCGCTGGGGCATTCGTGCCATGCAGCAGCTGCTCGAACGCGTGGGCATCGCACCGGGCGCCAGCGTGATCGAGGAAGGCAGCGGCCTGTCCCGCCGCAATCTCGCCACGCCCAATGCGATGGCCCGACTGCTCGCCTTCCTCGCTACCCAGCCCTATGCCGCAACGCTCGAGGATGCATTGCCGCTCGCCGGAGTGGACGGCACCCTGCAATGGCGCATGCGCAACACGCCGGCGCAGAACAACCTGCGCGCCAAGACCGGCAGCATGAGCTACGTGCATTGCCTCGCGGGCTATGTCACCACGGGCGATGGCGAACGACTTGCGTTCGCCATCATGCTCAACAATTACAACCCGCCGGCAGGCGCACCCAGCGCCACGCGCGACATCGACGCGATCGCCGTCATGCTGGCCGGGCTGCGAAACCGCGTCGCCGCACCGGTATCAGCGCCGAGCGTCGCCACTCATCCGGCCAACTGA
- a CDS encoding glutathione peroxidase, which translates to MTSVYDFSARDIDGNERSLAEYRGKTLLIVNVASKCGFTPQYTGLEALWRDDRDKGLVVLGFPCDQFGHQEPGDEAEIRNFCSTSYDVTFPMFAKIEVNGEGAHPLYKWLKSEGKGILGSEGIKWNFTKFLVDSDGQVVKRYAPTDTPEKIGKDLRARSLSPHGPR; encoded by the coding sequence ATGACTTCCGTCTACGACTTCTCCGCCCGCGACATCGACGGCAACGAGCGCTCGCTCGCCGAGTACCGCGGCAAGACCCTGCTGATCGTGAACGTGGCCTCCAAGTGCGGGTTCACGCCCCAATACACCGGACTGGAAGCGCTGTGGCGAGATGATCGCGACAAGGGCCTGGTGGTGCTCGGTTTTCCGTGCGACCAGTTCGGTCATCAGGAGCCGGGTGATGAAGCGGAGATCCGCAACTTCTGCTCCACCAGCTATGACGTGACCTTCCCGATGTTCGCCAAGATCGAAGTGAACGGCGAGGGCGCGCATCCGCTCTACAAATGGCTGAAGAGTGAAGGCAAGGGCATCCTCGGCAGCGAGGGTATCAAGTGGAACTTCACCAAGTTCCTGGTCGACAGCGATGGCCAGGTGGTGAAGCGCTATGCACCCACCGATACGCCGGAAAAGATCGGCAAGGATCTAAGAGCCCGTTCACTATCGCCGCATGGCCCGCGTTGA
- a CDS encoding MHYT domain-containing protein, with protein MEQHYDLVMVAYSFVIATLAGYCGIEMTARIRAAAPEEKGRWIIAGAFAFGTGVWSMHFMGMAALTLGVPVSFDLWITAASWLVAVVVSAIGFYVIRDGVRLLSWLVASVLMAAGVCLMHYGGMYAMRMLPGIEYRPVLFWTSAAIALGASGAALLIMTWLRASHRWTHVAMRLGAALVMAVAVTGMHYTGMAAAIFAPGAYCSPSNELSDAWTILGLVMAGTAAVSLSQWWALLK; from the coding sequence ATGGAACAGCACTACGACTTGGTCATGGTGGCGTACTCGTTCGTGATCGCCACGCTCGCGGGCTACTGCGGCATCGAAATGACCGCGCGCATCCGCGCCGCCGCGCCGGAAGAAAAAGGGCGCTGGATCATCGCCGGCGCCTTTGCATTCGGCACCGGCGTGTGGTCCATGCATTTCATGGGCATGGCGGCGCTCACGCTGGGCGTGCCGGTGAGCTTCGATCTGTGGATCACGGCCGCTTCATGGCTGGTGGCAGTCGTGGTGAGCGCGATCGGCTTCTATGTCATCCGCGACGGCGTGCGCCTGCTGAGCTGGCTGGTCGCCTCGGTGCTGATGGCTGCCGGCGTCTGCCTCATGCACTACGGCGGCATGTATGCCATGCGCATGTTGCCGGGCATCGAATATCGCCCGGTGCTGTTCTGGACATCGGCTGCCATTGCGTTGGGCGCGAGCGGCGCAGCGCTGCTGATCATGACCTGGCTGCGCGCCAGTCATCGCTGGACGCACGTGGCGATGCGGCTGGGAGCGGCCCTGGTGATGGCCGTGGCGGTCACTGGCATGCATTACACCGGCATGGCGGCAGCCATTTTCGCGCCGGGCGCGTATTGTTCGCCTTCCAACGAATTGAGCGATGCCTGGACTATTCTCGGGTTGGTGATGGCAGGCACGGCCGCGGTGAGCCTGTCGCAATGGTGGGCGCTGCTCAAGTAA
- a CDS encoding methyl-accepting chemotaxis protein, which translates to MIRYTIKVRMGLRLGLVLLFLVVTGLVGLYGIDRANANTDEVYREASSVFAQLQAGHPDLSLTAARQSLEAGAQKHAAQGHDIRNVALGVVLAGLLLSVIFDGIFVRSVTVRLRDALALARMVADGRLDNRIPALYSDEIGELRAAFRDMDERLANVIRKVRDGAGAVNVAAQQLVKDNQGLSGQLSEDASGLRDTAEDMDAVSASVEETAEHARHADRLAADARVCAEDGGEVVSQMQQAMVAIGHSSGRIDDIVGLIDAIAFQTRLLALNAAVEAARAGEHGRGFAVVAGEVRDLAQRCTVAAGEIKQLIADSREKIADGTQLASRSGDTLARIVHSVRELTDVVGHIARASAQQSHGVGKASMALNRIDEAMRAHESLLRQASEASRHMLAQADGLADNVAYFTFTRA; encoded by the coding sequence ATGATCCGCTACACGATCAAGGTCCGCATGGGATTGCGGCTAGGGCTGGTGCTGTTGTTCCTGGTGGTCACCGGTTTGGTGGGGCTCTATGGCATCGATCGTGCGAATGCCAATACGGATGAGGTCTACAGGGAAGCCAGCAGCGTGTTCGCCCAGCTGCAGGCCGGGCACCCCGATCTTTCGCTGACGGCCGCGCGCCAGTCGCTGGAGGCGGGCGCGCAGAAGCATGCCGCGCAAGGGCACGACATCCGTAACGTGGCGCTGGGCGTCGTGCTCGCAGGCCTGCTGCTTTCGGTGATCTTCGACGGGATCTTCGTGCGATCGGTGACGGTCCGCCTGCGCGACGCGCTGGCGCTGGCGCGCATGGTGGCCGATGGACGCCTCGACAACCGCATTCCCGCGCTCTATTCCGACGAGATCGGTGAATTGCGCGCTGCTTTCCGTGACATGGACGAGCGCCTGGCCAATGTGATCCGCAAGGTGCGCGACGGCGCAGGCGCCGTCAACGTCGCCGCGCAACAGCTGGTGAAGGACAACCAGGGCCTGTCGGGCCAGCTGAGCGAGGATGCCAGCGGATTGCGCGACACGGCCGAAGACATGGATGCCGTGTCCGCGTCGGTGGAGGAAACCGCCGAGCATGCGCGCCACGCCGACCGGCTCGCCGCCGATGCGCGCGTGTGCGCGGAGGACGGCGGCGAGGTGGTGTCGCAGATGCAGCAGGCCATGGTCGCCATTGGCCATTCCAGTGGGCGCATCGACGACATCGTGGGGCTCATCGACGCCATCGCGTTCCAGACACGCCTGCTCGCGCTCAACGCCGCCGTGGAGGCGGCACGCGCGGGTGAGCATGGTCGTGGATTCGCCGTGGTGGCAGGCGAAGTGCGCGATCTCGCCCAGCGCTGCACGGTGGCGGCGGGCGAGATCAAGCAGCTGATCGCCGACAGCCGCGAAAAGATCGCGGATGGTACGCAGCTCGCGAGCCGTTCCGGCGACACGCTGGCCAGGATCGTGCACAGCGTGCGCGAATTGACCGACGTGGTCGGTCATATCGCCCGCGCCAGCGCACAGCAATCGCATGGCGTGGGGAAAGCCAGCATGGCGCTCAACCGGATCGACGAGGCGATGCGCGCCCATGAGTCGCTGCTGCGCCAGGCCAGCGAGGCCAGCCGGCACATGCTCGCGCAGGCCGATGGCCTGGCGGACAACGTGGCTTATTTCACTTTCACGCGCGCCTGA
- a CDS encoding methionine ABC transporter ATP-binding protein — protein MIRFQAVHKSYRVDGKDVPALHAFDLDIVDGEVFGIIGHSGAGKSTLIRLINLLERPSGGHILVDGTDMTMLSDAQLREKRQRIGMIFQHFNLLASQTVAENVAFPLRLAGERDAEVIRRRVDELLARVGLSAHADKFPSQLSGGQKQRVGIARALANRPSILLCDEATSALDPQTTAAVLDLLAEINRELKLTIVLITHEMDVVRRVCDRVAVLDAGTIVESGAVADVFLHPKHPTTRRFVNEALPEEAAGEQAPFANVPGRILRLSFRGEATWTPALGRVARETDVDFNILAGRIDRIKNLPYGQLTLAMQGARVDEALASLRQAGIEVEEITTLSPENRA, from the coding sequence GTGATCAGATTCCAGGCCGTCCACAAGTCCTACCGCGTCGACGGAAAGGATGTTCCCGCGCTGCACGCGTTCGACCTCGACATCGTCGACGGCGAGGTGTTCGGCATCATCGGCCATTCGGGCGCCGGCAAATCGACGCTTATACGTCTGATCAACCTGCTGGAGCGGCCGAGCGGCGGCCACATCCTGGTCGACGGCACCGACATGACGATGCTGAGCGACGCGCAGCTGCGCGAGAAGCGCCAACGGATCGGCATGATCTTCCAGCACTTCAACCTGCTGGCTTCCCAGACGGTGGCGGAAAACGTCGCCTTCCCGCTGCGCCTCGCCGGCGAGCGCGATGCGGAGGTCATTCGCCGTCGGGTGGACGAACTGCTCGCCCGCGTGGGGCTGAGCGCCCATGCCGACAAGTTCCCTTCGCAGCTGTCCGGCGGCCAGAAGCAGCGCGTGGGCATTGCGCGCGCACTGGCCAACCGGCCGTCGATCCTGCTGTGCGACGAGGCAACCAGTGCGCTCGACCCGCAGACCACCGCCGCGGTGCTCGACCTGCTGGCGGAGATCAATCGCGAATTGAAGCTGACCATCGTGCTGATCACGCACGAAATGGACGTGGTGCGGCGCGTGTGCGATCGCGTGGCCGTGCTGGATGCGGGCACCATCGTGGAGAGCGGCGCGGTGGCGGATGTGTTCCTGCATCCCAAGCACCCCACCACGCGTCGCTTCGTCAACGAGGCGCTGCCCGAGGAGGCTGCCGGCGAACAGGCACCATTCGCGAACGTGCCCGGACGCATCCTGCGCCTGTCGTTCCGCGGCGAAGCCACCTGGACGCCGGCGCTGGGGCGCGTGGCTCGCGAAACCGACGTGGATTTCAACATCCTCGCCGGCCGCATCGATCGCATCAAGAACCTGCCCTACGGCCAGCTCACCCTGGCCATGCAGGGCGCCCGTGTCGACGAGGCGTTGGCCAGCCTGCGCCAGGCGGGCATCGAAGTCGAAGAAATCACCACGCTGTCGCCGGAGAACCGCGCATGA
- a CDS encoding methionine ABC transporter permease — MNSPLQSLFPNIDDWSEIGRACIDTLLMLGGSLLLTVAIGLPLGVLLYLTGKGQLRAMPKLYAILSLVVNILRSIPFIILMIVLMPLTYVLVGTKLGIRGAIPPLVIGAAPFFARLVETALREVQRGVIEASQAMGASTWQIVRHVLLPEARGGLIAGTTVTAIALVGYTAMGGAIGAGGLGDLAYRYGYLSYKSDYMLVTVVLLIVLVQILQMLGDRIVAHYTRHQ, encoded by the coding sequence ATGAACTCGCCGCTGCAGAGTCTGTTTCCCAACATCGACGACTGGAGCGAGATCGGCCGCGCCTGCATCGACACCCTGCTGATGCTGGGCGGCTCGCTTCTGCTCACCGTGGCGATCGGCCTACCGCTCGGCGTGCTGCTCTACCTCACCGGCAAGGGCCAGCTGCGCGCCATGCCCAAGCTGTACGCCATCCTTTCGCTGGTGGTGAACATCCTGCGCTCGATCCCTTTCATCATCCTGATGATCGTGCTGATGCCGCTCACCTATGTGCTGGTAGGCACCAAGCTGGGCATTCGTGGCGCGATCCCGCCGCTGGTGATCGGCGCCGCGCCGTTCTTCGCGCGCCTGGTGGAAACCGCCTTGCGCGAAGTGCAGCGCGGCGTGATCGAGGCCAGCCAGGCGATGGGCGCCAGCACCTGGCAGATCGTGCGACATGTATTGCTCCCGGAGGCTCGCGGAGGCCTGATTGCGGGCACCACGGTCACTGCCATCGCGCTGGTGGGCTATACCGCCATGGGTGGCGCCATCGGCGCCGGCGGTTTGGGCGACCTGGCCTACCGTTACGGCTATCTCAGCTACAAGTCGGACTACATGCTGGTCACGGTGGTGCTGCTCATCGTGCTGGTCCAGATACTGCAGATGCTGGGCGACCGCATCGTGGCGCATTACACGCGTCACCAGTGA
- a CDS encoding MetQ/NlpA family ABC transporter substrate-binding protein, translating to MHKLIAILSGLLLLAGCSSSNGGGEAAGQKLVVAATAVPHAEILKQVKPILAKEGVDLEVKVFADYVQPNTQVLEKSIDANYFQTKPYLDAFNRERGTNLTIVTGVHIEPFGAYSRKLKAIDQLPDGATVTLPNDPSNNSRALLLLAKHGIITLKDPSNELSTLKDITANPKQLKFRELEAAMLPRTLDEVDLALINTNYALAAGLNPTKDALLIEDKDSPYVNYLVARPDNKDDPRIQKLAKALTSPEVKQFIEQKYQGAVLPAF from the coding sequence ATGCATAAGCTCATTGCCATTCTTTCCGGCCTGCTCCTGCTGGCGGGCTGTTCTTCGTCCAACGGCGGTGGTGAAGCAGCCGGCCAGAAGCTGGTGGTCGCCGCCACCGCCGTGCCGCACGCGGAGATCCTCAAGCAGGTCAAGCCGATCCTGGCGAAGGAAGGCGTGGACCTGGAGGTCAAGGTGTTCGCCGACTACGTCCAGCCCAATACGCAGGTGCTGGAGAAGTCGATCGACGCCAACTATTTCCAGACCAAGCCCTACCTCGATGCGTTCAACCGCGAGCGCGGCACCAACCTGACCATCGTGACGGGCGTGCACATCGAGCCGTTCGGCGCATACTCGCGCAAGCTCAAGGCGATCGACCAGCTGCCCGACGGCGCCACCGTCACCCTGCCGAACGACCCTAGCAACAATAGTCGCGCCCTGCTCCTGCTGGCCAAGCACGGCATCATCACGCTGAAGGATCCGAGCAACGAGCTGTCCACGCTGAAGGACATCACCGCGAATCCGAAGCAGCTGAAGTTCCGCGAGCTGGAAGCGGCGATGCTGCCGCGCACGCTGGACGAAGTGGATCTCGCCCTGATCAACACCAATTACGCGCTGGCCGCGGGCCTCAACCCGACCAAGGACGCGCTGCTGATCGAGGACAAGGATTCGCCGTACGTGAACTACCTGGTGGCGCGTCCGGACAACAAGGACGACCCGCGCATCCAGAAGCTGGCGAAAGCGCTGACCAGCCCGGAAGTAAAGCAGTTCATCGAGCAGAAGTACCAGGGCGCGGTGCTGCCGGCGTTCTAA
- the pncB gene encoding nicotinate phosphoribosyltransferase: MIVSSLLDTDLYKFSMMQVVLHHYPAAQVEYKFKCRNPGIDLVPYIDEIRAELHQLCSLRFTPKELDYLRSWRFIKSDFVDFLGLFQLNAKYVDIQPAQAGRGEIEIRIRGPWLHTILFEVPLLAIINEVYFRNTRPGLDLGEGRRRLRDKIALLRDTDGFAGCKIADYGTRRRFSRRWHEEVVTALRDGLGEQFAGTSNVWLAWKLGLTPLGTLAHEYLQAHQALGPRLRDSQVAALETWAREYRGDLGIALSDVYGLSAFLRDFDMYFCKLFDGTRHDSGDPFAWGERVLAHYRANRVDPRTKILVFSDGLDIPKVMALYKHFHGRCQLAFGVGTNLTNDVGPEALQIVIKMIRCNGQPVAKISDSPGKNMCEDSAYVAYLRQVFEIPVEPDRATAVA, encoded by the coding sequence ATGATCGTTTCCTCCCTGCTCGACACCGACCTGTACAAGTTCTCCATGATGCAGGTGGTGCTGCACCACTATCCGGCCGCCCAGGTCGAGTACAAGTTCAAGTGCCGCAACCCCGGCATCGACCTGGTGCCGTATATCGACGAGATCCGCGCCGAACTGCACCAGCTGTGCTCGCTGCGCTTCACGCCGAAGGAACTGGACTACCTGCGCAGCTGGCGTTTCATCAAGAGCGACTTCGTCGATTTCCTGGGACTGTTCCAGCTCAATGCCAAGTACGTCGACATTCAGCCCGCGCAGGCCGGACGGGGCGAGATCGAGATCCGCATCCGTGGCCCCTGGCTGCACACCATCCTGTTCGAAGTGCCGCTGCTGGCGATCATCAACGAGGTGTATTTCCGCAATACCCGGCCGGGTCTGGATCTCGGTGAAGGGCGTCGGCGACTGCGCGACAAGATCGCCCTGCTACGCGATACCGATGGTTTTGCGGGCTGCAAGATCGCCGATTACGGCACGCGCCGGCGTTTTTCGCGCCGATGGCACGAGGAAGTGGTGACCGCGCTGCGCGACGGCCTGGGCGAACAGTTCGCCGGGACCAGCAACGTATGGCTGGCGTGGAAGCTCGGCCTGACGCCGCTGGGCACGCTGGCGCACGAGTATCTGCAGGCGCACCAGGCCCTCGGCCCTCGCCTGCGCGACTCGCAGGTGGCGGCGCTGGAAACCTGGGCCCGCGAATACCGCGGCGACCTGGGCATCGCGCTGTCGGACGTCTACGGACTGAGCGCGTTCCTGCGCGATTTCGACATGTACTTCTGCAAGCTGTTCGACGGCACGCGGCACGACTCGGGCGATCCGTTCGCCTGGGGCGAGCGCGTGCTGGCGCACTACCGTGCGAACCGCGTGGACCCGCGCACCAAGATCCTGGTGTTCAGCGACGGCCTGGACATTCCCAAGGTGATGGCGCTGTACAAGCACTTCCATGGCCGTTGCCAGCTGGCCTTCGGCGTCGGCACCAATCTCACCAACGACGTAGGGCCGGAGGCGCTGCAGATCGTCATCAAGATGATCCGCTGCAACGGCCAGCCGGTGGCGAAGATCAGCGACTCGCCGGGCAAGAACATGTGCGAGGACAGTGCCTATGTGGCCTACCTGCGGCAGGTCTTCGAGATTCCCGTAGAGCCTGATCGGGCGACAGCGGTTGCCTGA
- a CDS encoding cytochrome c → MPALLRRLCMLALCVALPLRAAELTVDLGHGARTYRTEQLLARGDARTIDIPDDVSFKRAMRYRAVPLKALLQGARPEDALLFVASDGFAAEIPATTILQAHGSEAWLAVEEPARPWPPLAENKVAGPFYVVWTDPQAMRIGPEQWPFQLAAIRRLAPVAERFPGIVPDLALKPDGAVRKGFAVFQRTCFACHTLNGQGEARLGPDLNIPHNPTEYLREDLLRAYIRDPQSLRHWPQARMPGFDRQALSDAELDELLAYLRHMSGRKAHPTSP, encoded by the coding sequence ATGCCTGCCCTGCTCCGCCGCCTGTGCATGCTCGCCCTCTGCGTGGCCCTGCCCCTGCGCGCCGCCGAGCTGACTGTCGACCTTGGCCATGGCGCGCGCACCTACCGCACGGAGCAGCTGCTGGCCCGCGGCGACGCCCGCACGATCGACATTCCCGACGATGTGTCGTTCAAGCGCGCCATGCGCTACCGCGCCGTGCCATTGAAGGCCTTGCTGCAGGGCGCGAGACCGGAGGATGCGCTGCTGTTCGTGGCCTCCGACGGCTTCGCCGCCGAGATCCCCGCCACGACGATCCTGCAGGCGCATGGCTCGGAAGCGTGGCTGGCTGTCGAAGAACCCGCCCGCCCGTGGCCGCCGCTCGCCGAGAACAAGGTTGCAGGCCCGTTCTACGTGGTGTGGACCGACCCGCAGGCCATGCGCATCGGGCCGGAACAGTGGCCGTTCCAGCTGGCCGCCATCCGTCGCCTCGCACCCGTGGCGGAACGCTTCCCGGGCATCGTGCCCGATCTGGCGCTGAAACCCGACGGAGCGGTCCGCAAGGGTTTTGCCGTGTTCCAGCGCACCTGCTTCGCCTGCCACACGCTCAACGGCCAGGGCGAAGCCCGGCTGGGCCCTGATCTCAACATTCCGCACAATCCCACCGAGTACCTGCGGGAAGACCTGCTCCGCGCCTACATCCGCGACCCGCAATCGCTCAGGCACTGGCCGCAGGCGCGGATGCCGGGCTTCGACCGCCAGGCGCTTTCGGATGCGGAGCTCGATGAGCTGCTTGCCTACCTGCGCCATATGAGCGGGCGCAAAGCGCATCCCACATCGCCTTAA
- a CDS encoding aminopeptidase — MGLMLSGCGTVGYYAHVAEGQGELVLHRRDIAEVVADPSTDPAVKRRLALAQQARRFATTALALPDNRSYTSYVQLDRPYVVWNVFATPRYSVAPVTHCFLFAGCVAYRGYFSHDRAKQEAARLEAKGDDVYVGGVPAYSTLGWFADPILSSMMRWDDDELAGTIFHELAHQLVYVKDDSAFNESFATFVQEEGLRQWRQSRGMAPQDARSKAMDDGFTQQVLDLRDRLKRLYASGVDASAMEAGKQREIADFRAHYAQWRAKNWPDDHRYDAWVAAPINNARLLPFGLYDRWTPAFATLFRQAEGQWPAFYTNVRALSRLPAAQREQALQQRLAASGEP, encoded by the coding sequence ATGGGCCTCATGCTTTCTGGCTGCGGCACGGTGGGCTATTACGCGCATGTCGCCGAAGGGCAGGGCGAGTTGGTGCTGCACCGCCGAGACATCGCCGAGGTGGTTGCCGATCCCTCCACGGACCCCGCCGTGAAGCGGCGCCTGGCGCTGGCGCAACAGGCGCGCCGGTTTGCCACGACGGCGCTCGCCCTGCCGGATAACCGCAGCTACACCAGTTACGTCCAGCTCGATCGCCCCTACGTGGTATGGAACGTGTTCGCCACGCCGCGCTATTCGGTGGCGCCGGTGACGCACTGCTTCCTGTTCGCCGGTTGCGTGGCCTACCGCGGCTACTTTTCGCATGACAGGGCGAAGCAGGAGGCGGCACGGCTCGAGGCCAAAGGCGACGATGTCTACGTCGGCGGCGTTCCCGCCTATTCCACGCTCGGATGGTTCGCCGATCCCATCCTCAGCAGCATGATGCGCTGGGACGACGACGAGCTGGCCGGCACGATCTTTCACGAACTGGCCCACCAGCTGGTTTACGTCAAGGACGACAGCGCGTTCAACGAGTCCTTCGCCACCTTCGTGCAGGAGGAGGGGCTGCGCCAGTGGCGACAGTCGCGAGGCATGGCGCCGCAGGACGCGCGAAGCAAGGCGATGGATGACGGTTTCACGCAACAGGTGCTGGACCTGCGCGATCGCCTGAAGAGGCTGTACGCCAGCGGTGTCGACGCGTCCGCCATGGAAGCCGGCAAGCAGCGTGAGATCGCCGATTTCCGCGCGCATTACGCGCAGTGGCGTGCGAAGAACTGGCCGGACGATCATCGTTACGATGCGTGGGTGGCTGCACCGATCAACAACGCGCGGCTGCTGCCGTTCGGGCTCTACGACCGCTGGACGCCGGCCTTCGCCACGCTGTTCCGGCAGGCCGAAGGGCAGTGGCCCGCGTTCTACACCAACGTGCGGGCGCTCTCGCGGCTGCCCGCGGCGCAGCGTGAGCAGGCCCTGCAGCAACGGCTCGCCGCCAGCGGTGAACCTTAA